A stretch of DNA from Campylobacter iguaniorum:
TGTATATCAATGACACGACATACCGATAGAGGTACTGTAAGATATTATAAACTGGAGCTGTTTTCCACTCTCTTTGGTGAGTTTGTGGTAGAGCGTGAATATGGTAACGCTCAATTTAAAGCTCCAACGGGTGTAAAAAAAGATTTCTTTGATAGTTATGATGATGCAACTGTGATGTTTGATACACTATTAAAGCAAAAACAAAAAAGAGGGTATAAAAATGCAAGGTTTAGATAATATTGTTGAGGTAAAAGTATTTAAAGTTGATGCAATTACCTTTACAAAAGATTATAAGTTTTTAGATGGTTATGATGATATTGTAGAGTGTATTGCAACTGCTAAGGTGTATAAGTCAAACTATAAAGGTGTTTTTGTAGAGCTGGTTGAGGTAAGTAATATGGGAGCGATGGAGAAAATCGAAAAAGGTATGGCCGACTTTAGAAACCAACTTATAAAAGAGGGGTTTTAAGATGACTTGTGCAGCGGAAGTTATAGAAACTGC
This window harbors:
- a CDS encoding WGR domain-containing protein, coding for MQQQCISMTRHTDRGTVRYYKLELFSTLFGEFVVEREYGNAQFKAPTGVKKDFFDSYDDATVMFDTLLKQKQKRGYKNARFR